TCTGGTTGAGGCGGTTCGCCCAAGGGGCAAGACGCCACCCCATGATCTGCGGCGTACGATAGCAGCAATTTTCTGGCGCCATGAGAATGGCGCGAAATGGCGGAGCATCCCCGCTGAACTGGGTCCATGGTGGCGGGCGGCGCAGCTTTTCATCCGCTGGTCGAAACTCGGCGTATGGGAACGCTTGCTCGAACTGGTTCAGGAACAACAGGGAGTGGCGTTCGGAATGACTTTTCTGGATGGTACGAACATCAGGGCTCACCACAAGGCGGCGGGAGCCCAAAAAAGGGGCCTCTTTCGAAGAACGGGACCATCGTGAAGCACTTGGCCGCTCTCGCGGCGGCTATGGCACGAAAGTCTGCGTGATCGCTGACGGACATGGAAAAGCCTTCGGTTTTGCGCTGGCCCCCGGACAGGCTCATGAACTGCCCCAGGCACCAGCCATGCTCGACAACCTCCCCTCCATTCCCCTGTGGGTAGTGGCGGACAAGGGCTACGCGTCTAACGCCTTTCGTGAACGGATATGGGACATGGGAGCCCGGCCCGCCATTCCTGCGAAACGACGCGATGGGTCGGTCGCCTGCCCAGAATGGGCCTATCGGTGTCGACATTTTGTCGAGAACCTCTGGGCTCGCCTCAAGGAGTGGGGTGCTGTCGCAACCAGATACGAAAAAACAGCAACGTCGTTCCTCGCGGTCATCCACATCGCTGCCGCAGCAGACTGGATCAAGCCCTAACAGGCCCTAGCTTTTTTCCTCTTTTTCCTGACAACGGCTTTTGATTGCGTCCCCTGTGTCGCTGTCATAATCTGCATTCATGGTCCGCACTCCTTCTACAAAACCTGCCACCCGCAAATCCGCCGCATCCGCGAAAGTTGGCACGACCGTCACGAAAGACAATCTGAAAGCCCTTGGTGCGGATCGGCTTGCAGACCTTCTGGTCGAACTGTCGGAACAGGATGCCGTGCTCACCCGGAAGCTGCGCATGGCGCTGACAGCCACTCATGCGAAAGACAAACTCGGCAAGGAGATCGAAAAGAGGCTGCGAACGATCCAGCGTTCCCGTGGATTCCTGCCCTGGGACCGGATCAAACCCCTTACGACCGAGCTCGATGCCTTACGGCAATCCATTCTCAACGATGTTGCAACGACGGA
This portion of the Komagataeibacter sp. FNDCF1 genome encodes:
- a CDS encoding IS5 family transposase (programmed frameshift), with the protein product MEEGDRTGAFTDETWAIWEPLVEAVRPRGKTPPHDLRRTIAAIFWRHENGAKWRSIPAELGPWWRAAQLFIRWSKLGVWERLLELVQEQQGVAFGMTFLDGTNIRAHHKAAGAHKKGASFEERDHREALGRSRGGYGTKVCVIADGHGKAFGFALAPGQAHELPQAPAMLDNLPSIPLWVVADKGYASNAFRERIWDMGARPAIPAKRRDGSVACPEWAYRCRHFVENLWARLKEWGAVATRYEKTATSFLAVIHIAAAADWIKP